The Ornithorhynchus anatinus isolate Pmale09 chromosome 1, mOrnAna1.pri.v4, whole genome shotgun sequence genome includes a window with the following:
- the ACTN1 gene encoding alpha-actinin-1 isoform X3: MDHCYDAQQSNDYMQPEEDWDRDLLLDPAWEKQQRKTFTAWCNSHLRKAGTQIENIEEDFRDGLKLMLLLEVISGERLAKPERGKMRVHKISNVNKALDFIASKGVKLVSIGAEEIVDGNAKMTLGMIWTIILRFAIQDISVEETSAKEGLLLWCQRKTAPYKNVNIQNFHISWKDGLGFCALIHRHRPELIDYGKLRKDDPLTNLNTAFDVAEKYLDIPKMLDAEDIVGTARPDEKAIMTYVSSFYHAFSGAQKAETAANRICKVLAVNQENEQLMEDYEKLASDLLEWIRRTIPWLENRAPENTMQAMQQKLEDFRDYRRLHKPPKVQEKCQLEINFNTLQTKLRLSNRPAFMPSEGKMVSDISTAWGGLEQAEKGYEEWLLNEIRRLERLDHLAEKFRQKASIHEAWTDGKEAMLQQKDYETATLSEIKALLKKHEAFESDLAAHQDRVEQIAAIAQELNELDYYDSPNVNARCQKICDQWDSLGALTQKRREALERTEKLLETIDQLYLEYAKRAAPFNNWMEGAMEDLQDTFIVHTIEEIQGLTTAHEQFKATLPDADKERQAILGIHNEVTKIVQTYHVNMAGTNPYTTITPQEINGKWDHVRQLVPRRDEALMEEHARQQQNERLRKQFGAQANVIGPWIQTKMEEIGRISIEMHGTLEDQLNHLRQYEQSIVNYKPKIDQLEGNHQQIQEALIFDNKHTNYTMEHIRVGWEQLLTTIARTINEVENQILTRDAKGISQEQMNEFRASFNHFDRKKTGMMDTEDFRACLISMGYNMGEAEFARIMSIVDPNRLGVVTFQAFIDFMSRETADTDTADQVMASFKILAGDKNYITVDELRRELPPDQAEYCIARMAPYSGPDAVPGALDYMSFSTALYGESDL, encoded by the exons gtGAACGCCTAGCCAAGCCAGAGAGAGGCAAGATGCGAGTGCACAAGATCTCCAATGTGAACAAGGCCTTGGACTTCATCGCCAGCAAAGGGGTCAAGCTGGTGTCCATTGGAGCCGAAG AAATTGTGGACGGGAATGCCAAAATGACCCTGGGGATGATCTGGACCATCATCCTTCGCTTTGCCATCCAGGATATCTCAGTGGAAG AGACATCTGCCAAGGAAGGGTTGCTGTTGTGGTGTCAGAGGAAGACGGCCCCCTACAAAAACGTGAACATCCAGAACTTCCACATCAG TTGGAAGGACGGCCTGGGATTCTGCGCCCTGATCCACCGTCACCGCCCGGAACTGATCGATTACGGGAAGCTGAGGAAG gatGACCCGCTCACGAACCTGAACACAGCATTTGATGTGGCAGAAAAATACCTGGACATCCCAAAGATGTTAGATGCTGAAG ACATTGTCGGCACGGCCCGGCCCGACGAGAAAGCCATCATGACCTACGTGTCTAGCTTCTACCACGCCTTCTCGGGAGCCCAGAAG GCAGAGACGGCGGCCAATCGCATCTGCAAGGTGCTGGCGGTGAACCAGGAGAACGAGCAGCTGATGGAGGACTACGAGAAGCTGGCCAGTGAT CTTCTGGAGTGGATCCGGCGGACGATCCCGTGGCTGGAGAACCGGGCCCCGGAGAACACCATGCAGGCCATGCAGCAGAAGCTGGAGGACTTCCGGGATTATCGCCGTCTGCACAAGCCCCCCAAGGTGCAGGAGAAGTGCCAGCTGGAGATCAACTTCAACACACTGCAGACCAAGCTGAGGCTCAGCAACCGGCCCGCCTTCATGCCCTCTGAGGGCAAGATGGTTTCT GACATCAGCACGGCCTGGGGCGGGCTGGAGCAGGCCGAGAAGGGCTACGAGGAGTGGCTGCTGAATGAGATCCGCAGGCTGGAGCGGCTGGACCACCTGGCGGAGAAGTTCCGGCAGAAGGCCTCCATCCACGAGGCCTGGACTGACG GCAAAGAGGCCATGCTGCAGCAGAAGGACTATGAGACAGCCACCCTGTCAGAGATCAAAGCTCTGCTGAAGAAGCACGAGGCCTTTGAGAGCGACCTGGCCGCCCATCAGGACCGGGTGGAGCAGATCGCCGCCATCGCCCAGGAGTTAAA CGAGCTGGACTACTACGACTCTCCCAACGTGAATGCCCGCTGCCAGAAGATCTGCGACCAGTGGGATAGCCTGGGGGCTCTGACCCAGAAGCGGAGGGAAGCCTTGGAG CGGACAGAGAAGCTTCTGGAGACCATAGACCAACTGTACCTGGAGTATGCCAAACGAGCTGCCCCCTTCAACAACTGGATGGAGGGGGCCATGGAGGACCTGCAGGACACCTTCATAGTGCACACCATCGAGGAGATCCAG GGGCTGACCACTGCCCACGAGCAGTTCAAGGCCACCCTCCCCGATGCTGACAAGGAACGGCAGGCCATCCTGGGCATCCACAACGAGGTGACCAAGATCGTCCAGACCTACCACGTCAACATGGCGGGGACCAACCCCTACACCACCATCACCCCTCAGGAGATCAACGGCAAATGGGACCAC GTGCGGCAGCTGGTGCCCCGGCGGGACGAGGCCCTTATGGAGGAACACGCCCGCCAGCAGCAGAACGAGCGGCTGCGGAAGCAGTTCGGTGCCCAGGCCAACGTCATCGGGCCCTGGATCCAGACCAAGATGGAG GAGATCGGCCGCATCTCCATCGAGATGCACGGCACTCTGGAAGACCAGCTAAACCACCTGCGGCAGTACGAGCAGAGCATCGTCAACTACAAGCCCAAGATTGACCAGTTGGAGGGCAACCACCAGCAGATCCAGGAGGCCCTCATCTTCGACAACAAGCACACCAACTACACCATGGAG CACATCCGGGTGGGCTGGGAGCAGCTCTTGACCACCATCGCCAGAACCATCAACGAGGTGGAGAACCAGATCCTGACCCGCGACGCCAAGGGCATCAGCCAGGAGCAGATGAATGAGTTCCGGGCCTCGTTCAATCACTTTGACAGG AAGAAGACGGGCATGATGGACACGGAGGACTTCCGGGCTTGCCTTATCTCCATGGGTTACAACATG GGAGAGGCTGAGTTCGCCCGGATCATGAGCATCGTGGACCCGAACCGCCTGGGCGTGGTGACCTTCCAGGCCTTCATCGACTTCATGTCCCGGGAGACGGCCGACACCGACACAGCCGACCAGGTCATGGCCTCCTTTAAGATCCTGGCCGGCGACAAG AACTACATCACCGTGGACGAGCTGCGCCGGGAGCTGCCACCTGACCAGGCCGAGTACTGCATTGCTCGGATGGCGCCTTACTCGGGCCCCGATGCCGTGCCCGGCGCCCTAGACTACATGTCCTTCTCCACAGCGCTCTATGGCGAGAGTGACCTTTAA
- the ACTN1 gene encoding alpha-actinin-1 isoform X2 produces MDHCYDAQQSNDYMQPEEDWDRDLLLDPAWEKQQRKTFTAWCNSHLRKAGTQIENIEEDFRDGLKLMLLLEVISGERLAKPERGKMRVHKISNVNKALDFIASKGVKLVSIGAEEIVDGNAKMTLGMIWTIILRFAIQDISVEETSAKEGLLLWCQRKTAPYKNVNIQNFHISWKDGLGFCALIHRHRPELIDYGKLRKDDPLTNLNTAFDVAEKYLDIPKMLDAEDIVGTARPDEKAIMTYVSSFYHAFSGAQKAETAANRICKVLAVNQENEQLMEDYEKLASDLLEWIRRTIPWLENRAPENTMQAMQQKLEDFRDYRRLHKPPKVQEKCQLEINFNTLQTKLRLSNRPAFMPSEGKMVSDISTAWGGLEQAEKGYEEWLLNEIRRLERLDHLAEKFRQKASIHEAWTDGKEAMLQQKDYETATLSEIKALLKKHEAFESDLAAHQDRVEQIAAIAQELNELDYYDSPNVNARCQKICDQWDSLGALTQKRREALERTEKLLETIDQLYLEYAKRAAPFNNWMEGAMEDLQDTFIVHTIEEIQGLTTAHEQFKATLPDADKERQAILGIHNEVTKIVQTYHVNMAGTNPYTTITPQEINGKWDHVRQLVPRRDEALMEEHARQQQNERLRKQFGAQANVIGPWIQTKMEEIGRISIEMHGTLEDQLNHLRQYEQSIVNYKPKIDQLEGNHQQIQEALIFDNKHTNYTMEHIRVGWEQLLTTIARTINEVENQILTRDAKGISQEQMNEFRASFNHFDRDHSGTLGPEEFKACLISLGYDIGNDPQGEAEFARIMSIVDPNRLGVVTFQAFIDFMSRETADTDTADQVMASFKILAGDKNYITVDELRRELPPDQAEYCIARMAPYSGPDAVPGALDYMSFSTALYGESDL; encoded by the exons gtGAACGCCTAGCCAAGCCAGAGAGAGGCAAGATGCGAGTGCACAAGATCTCCAATGTGAACAAGGCCTTGGACTTCATCGCCAGCAAAGGGGTCAAGCTGGTGTCCATTGGAGCCGAAG AAATTGTGGACGGGAATGCCAAAATGACCCTGGGGATGATCTGGACCATCATCCTTCGCTTTGCCATCCAGGATATCTCAGTGGAAG AGACATCTGCCAAGGAAGGGTTGCTGTTGTGGTGTCAGAGGAAGACGGCCCCCTACAAAAACGTGAACATCCAGAACTTCCACATCAG TTGGAAGGACGGCCTGGGATTCTGCGCCCTGATCCACCGTCACCGCCCGGAACTGATCGATTACGGGAAGCTGAGGAAG gatGACCCGCTCACGAACCTGAACACAGCATTTGATGTGGCAGAAAAATACCTGGACATCCCAAAGATGTTAGATGCTGAAG ACATTGTCGGCACGGCCCGGCCCGACGAGAAAGCCATCATGACCTACGTGTCTAGCTTCTACCACGCCTTCTCGGGAGCCCAGAAG GCAGAGACGGCGGCCAATCGCATCTGCAAGGTGCTGGCGGTGAACCAGGAGAACGAGCAGCTGATGGAGGACTACGAGAAGCTGGCCAGTGAT CTTCTGGAGTGGATCCGGCGGACGATCCCGTGGCTGGAGAACCGGGCCCCGGAGAACACCATGCAGGCCATGCAGCAGAAGCTGGAGGACTTCCGGGATTATCGCCGTCTGCACAAGCCCCCCAAGGTGCAGGAGAAGTGCCAGCTGGAGATCAACTTCAACACACTGCAGACCAAGCTGAGGCTCAGCAACCGGCCCGCCTTCATGCCCTCTGAGGGCAAGATGGTTTCT GACATCAGCACGGCCTGGGGCGGGCTGGAGCAGGCCGAGAAGGGCTACGAGGAGTGGCTGCTGAATGAGATCCGCAGGCTGGAGCGGCTGGACCACCTGGCGGAGAAGTTCCGGCAGAAGGCCTCCATCCACGAGGCCTGGACTGACG GCAAAGAGGCCATGCTGCAGCAGAAGGACTATGAGACAGCCACCCTGTCAGAGATCAAAGCTCTGCTGAAGAAGCACGAGGCCTTTGAGAGCGACCTGGCCGCCCATCAGGACCGGGTGGAGCAGATCGCCGCCATCGCCCAGGAGTTAAA CGAGCTGGACTACTACGACTCTCCCAACGTGAATGCCCGCTGCCAGAAGATCTGCGACCAGTGGGATAGCCTGGGGGCTCTGACCCAGAAGCGGAGGGAAGCCTTGGAG CGGACAGAGAAGCTTCTGGAGACCATAGACCAACTGTACCTGGAGTATGCCAAACGAGCTGCCCCCTTCAACAACTGGATGGAGGGGGCCATGGAGGACCTGCAGGACACCTTCATAGTGCACACCATCGAGGAGATCCAG GGGCTGACCACTGCCCACGAGCAGTTCAAGGCCACCCTCCCCGATGCTGACAAGGAACGGCAGGCCATCCTGGGCATCCACAACGAGGTGACCAAGATCGTCCAGACCTACCACGTCAACATGGCGGGGACCAACCCCTACACCACCATCACCCCTCAGGAGATCAACGGCAAATGGGACCAC GTGCGGCAGCTGGTGCCCCGGCGGGACGAGGCCCTTATGGAGGAACACGCCCGCCAGCAGCAGAACGAGCGGCTGCGGAAGCAGTTCGGTGCCCAGGCCAACGTCATCGGGCCCTGGATCCAGACCAAGATGGAG GAGATCGGCCGCATCTCCATCGAGATGCACGGCACTCTGGAAGACCAGCTAAACCACCTGCGGCAGTACGAGCAGAGCATCGTCAACTACAAGCCCAAGATTGACCAGTTGGAGGGCAACCACCAGCAGATCCAGGAGGCCCTCATCTTCGACAACAAGCACACCAACTACACCATGGAG CACATCCGGGTGGGCTGGGAGCAGCTCTTGACCACCATCGCCAGAACCATCAACGAGGTGGAGAACCAGATCCTGACCCGCGACGCCAAGGGCATCAGCCAGGAGCAGATGAATGAGTTCCGGGCCTCGTTCAATCACTTTGACAGG GATCACTCCGGCACGCTGGGTCCCGAGGAGTTCAAAGCCTGCCTCATCAGCTTGGGTTACGATATTGGCAACGACCCCCAG GGAGAGGCTGAGTTCGCCCGGATCATGAGCATCGTGGACCCGAACCGCCTGGGCGTGGTGACCTTCCAGGCCTTCATCGACTTCATGTCCCGGGAGACGGCCGACACCGACACAGCCGACCAGGTCATGGCCTCCTTTAAGATCCTGGCCGGCGACAAG AACTACATCACCGTGGACGAGCTGCGCCGGGAGCTGCCACCTGACCAGGCCGAGTACTGCATTGCTCGGATGGCGCCTTACTCGGGCCCCGATGCCGTGCCCGGCGCCCTAGACTACATGTCCTTCTCCACAGCGCTCTATGGCGAGAGTGACCTTTAA
- the ACTN1 gene encoding alpha-actinin-1 isoform X1 has translation MDHCYDAQQSNDYMQPEEDWDRDLLLDPAWEKQQRKTFTAWCNSHLRKAGTQIENIEEDFRDGLKLMLLLEVISGERLAKPERGKMRVHKISNVNKALDFIASKGVKLVSIGAEEIVDGNAKMTLGMIWTIILRFAIQDISVEETSAKEGLLLWCQRKTAPYKNVNIQNFHISWKDGLGFCALIHRHRPELIDYGKLRKDDPLTNLNTAFDVAEKYLDIPKMLDAEDIVGTARPDEKAIMTYVSSFYHAFSGAQKAETAANRICKVLAVNQENEQLMEDYEKLASDLLEWIRRTIPWLENRAPENTMQAMQQKLEDFRDYRRLHKPPKVQEKCQLEINFNTLQTKLRLSNRPAFMPSEGKMVSDISTAWGGLEQAEKGYEEWLLNEIRRLERLDHLAEKFRQKASIHEAWTDGKEAMLQQKDYETATLSEIKALLKKHEAFESDLAAHQDRVEQIAAIAQELNELDYYDSPNVNARCQKICDQWDSLGALTQKRREALERTEKLLETIDQLYLEYAKRAAPFNNWMEGAMEDLQDTFIVHTIEEIQGLTTAHEQFKATLPDADKERQAILGIHNEVTKIVQTYHVNMAGTNPYTTITPQEINGKWDHVRQLVPRRDEALMEEHARQQQNERLRKQFGAQANVIGPWIQTKMEEIGRISIEMHGTLEDQLNHLRQYEQSIVNYKPKIDQLEGNHQQIQEALIFDNKHTNYTMEHIRVGWEQLLTTIARTINEVENQILTRDAKGISQEQMNEFRASFNHFDRDHSGTLGPEEFKACLISLGYDIGNDPQKKTGMMDTEDFRACLISMGYNMGEAEFARIMSIVDPNRLGVVTFQAFIDFMSRETADTDTADQVMASFKILAGDKNYITVDELRRELPPDQAEYCIARMAPYSGPDAVPGALDYMSFSTALYGESDL, from the exons gtGAACGCCTAGCCAAGCCAGAGAGAGGCAAGATGCGAGTGCACAAGATCTCCAATGTGAACAAGGCCTTGGACTTCATCGCCAGCAAAGGGGTCAAGCTGGTGTCCATTGGAGCCGAAG AAATTGTGGACGGGAATGCCAAAATGACCCTGGGGATGATCTGGACCATCATCCTTCGCTTTGCCATCCAGGATATCTCAGTGGAAG AGACATCTGCCAAGGAAGGGTTGCTGTTGTGGTGTCAGAGGAAGACGGCCCCCTACAAAAACGTGAACATCCAGAACTTCCACATCAG TTGGAAGGACGGCCTGGGATTCTGCGCCCTGATCCACCGTCACCGCCCGGAACTGATCGATTACGGGAAGCTGAGGAAG gatGACCCGCTCACGAACCTGAACACAGCATTTGATGTGGCAGAAAAATACCTGGACATCCCAAAGATGTTAGATGCTGAAG ACATTGTCGGCACGGCCCGGCCCGACGAGAAAGCCATCATGACCTACGTGTCTAGCTTCTACCACGCCTTCTCGGGAGCCCAGAAG GCAGAGACGGCGGCCAATCGCATCTGCAAGGTGCTGGCGGTGAACCAGGAGAACGAGCAGCTGATGGAGGACTACGAGAAGCTGGCCAGTGAT CTTCTGGAGTGGATCCGGCGGACGATCCCGTGGCTGGAGAACCGGGCCCCGGAGAACACCATGCAGGCCATGCAGCAGAAGCTGGAGGACTTCCGGGATTATCGCCGTCTGCACAAGCCCCCCAAGGTGCAGGAGAAGTGCCAGCTGGAGATCAACTTCAACACACTGCAGACCAAGCTGAGGCTCAGCAACCGGCCCGCCTTCATGCCCTCTGAGGGCAAGATGGTTTCT GACATCAGCACGGCCTGGGGCGGGCTGGAGCAGGCCGAGAAGGGCTACGAGGAGTGGCTGCTGAATGAGATCCGCAGGCTGGAGCGGCTGGACCACCTGGCGGAGAAGTTCCGGCAGAAGGCCTCCATCCACGAGGCCTGGACTGACG GCAAAGAGGCCATGCTGCAGCAGAAGGACTATGAGACAGCCACCCTGTCAGAGATCAAAGCTCTGCTGAAGAAGCACGAGGCCTTTGAGAGCGACCTGGCCGCCCATCAGGACCGGGTGGAGCAGATCGCCGCCATCGCCCAGGAGTTAAA CGAGCTGGACTACTACGACTCTCCCAACGTGAATGCCCGCTGCCAGAAGATCTGCGACCAGTGGGATAGCCTGGGGGCTCTGACCCAGAAGCGGAGGGAAGCCTTGGAG CGGACAGAGAAGCTTCTGGAGACCATAGACCAACTGTACCTGGAGTATGCCAAACGAGCTGCCCCCTTCAACAACTGGATGGAGGGGGCCATGGAGGACCTGCAGGACACCTTCATAGTGCACACCATCGAGGAGATCCAG GGGCTGACCACTGCCCACGAGCAGTTCAAGGCCACCCTCCCCGATGCTGACAAGGAACGGCAGGCCATCCTGGGCATCCACAACGAGGTGACCAAGATCGTCCAGACCTACCACGTCAACATGGCGGGGACCAACCCCTACACCACCATCACCCCTCAGGAGATCAACGGCAAATGGGACCAC GTGCGGCAGCTGGTGCCCCGGCGGGACGAGGCCCTTATGGAGGAACACGCCCGCCAGCAGCAGAACGAGCGGCTGCGGAAGCAGTTCGGTGCCCAGGCCAACGTCATCGGGCCCTGGATCCAGACCAAGATGGAG GAGATCGGCCGCATCTCCATCGAGATGCACGGCACTCTGGAAGACCAGCTAAACCACCTGCGGCAGTACGAGCAGAGCATCGTCAACTACAAGCCCAAGATTGACCAGTTGGAGGGCAACCACCAGCAGATCCAGGAGGCCCTCATCTTCGACAACAAGCACACCAACTACACCATGGAG CACATCCGGGTGGGCTGGGAGCAGCTCTTGACCACCATCGCCAGAACCATCAACGAGGTGGAGAACCAGATCCTGACCCGCGACGCCAAGGGCATCAGCCAGGAGCAGATGAATGAGTTCCGGGCCTCGTTCAATCACTTTGACAGG GATCACTCCGGCACGCTGGGTCCCGAGGAGTTCAAAGCCTGCCTCATCAGCTTGGGTTACGATATTGGCAACGACCCCCAG AAGAAGACGGGCATGATGGACACGGAGGACTTCCGGGCTTGCCTTATCTCCATGGGTTACAACATG GGAGAGGCTGAGTTCGCCCGGATCATGAGCATCGTGGACCCGAACCGCCTGGGCGTGGTGACCTTCCAGGCCTTCATCGACTTCATGTCCCGGGAGACGGCCGACACCGACACAGCCGACCAGGTCATGGCCTCCTTTAAGATCCTGGCCGGCGACAAG AACTACATCACCGTGGACGAGCTGCGCCGGGAGCTGCCACCTGACCAGGCCGAGTACTGCATTGCTCGGATGGCGCCTTACTCGGGCCCCGATGCCGTGCCCGGCGCCCTAGACTACATGTCCTTCTCCACAGCGCTCTATGGCGAGAGTGACCTTTAA